From a region of the Triticum aestivum cultivar Chinese Spring chromosome 7D, IWGSC CS RefSeq v2.1, whole genome shotgun sequence genome:
- the LOC123165452 gene encoding amino acid transporter AVT6A: protein MTTGAVTESFPESSEPLLPTKRRWEGEDGGGDEAAFHEFNGASFAGAVFNLSTTIVGAGIMALPATMKVLGLVPGLVMIVLAAFLTDASVELLMRFSRVVGAPSYGAVMGDAFGWWGRRLLQVCVVVNNVGVMIVYVIIIGDVLSGTSSGGEHHYGVLEGWFGTHWWNGRFFVLLVTTLGVFTPLACFKRVDSLSYTSAISVALAVVFVVITAGIAIVKLIRGQIPMPKLFPAVPDLASVWELFTAVPVLVTAYVCHYNVHPIHNELKESSQIKPIVHTSLALCSTVYITTSFFGYLLFGESTLADVLANFDSNLGIPYSSVLSDAVRVSYAIHLMLVFPMIFHALRLNLDGLLFSSARPLSSDNRRFGVMTAVLLLVIFISANFIPSIWDAFQFTGATAAVCIAFIFPAAITLRDPHSIAKKWDKILAIFMIVLAVTSNVVAVYSDAYSIFHKKSASSNA, encoded by the exons ATGACGACCGGGGCCGTCACGGAGAGCTTCCCGGAGAGCAGCGAGCCGCTGCTCCCGACGAAGCGGCGATGGGAgggggaggacggcggcggcgacgaggccgCCTTCCACGAGTTCAACGGCGCCTCCTTCGCCGGCGCGGTGTTCAACCTGTCCACCACCATCGTCGGGGCCGGCATCATGGCGCTGCCGGCGACCATGAAGGTGCTCGGCCTCGTCCCCGGGCTGGTCATGATCGTGCTCGCCGCCTTCCTCACCGACGCCTCCGTCGAGCTGCTCATGCGGTTCAGCCGCGTCGTCGGCGCGCCGTCCTACGGCGCCGTCATGGGGGACGCCTTCGGGTGGTGGGGAAGGAGGCTGCTCCAGGTCTGCGTCGTGGTCAACAACGTCGGGGTCATGATCGTGTACGTGATTATTATAG GTGATGTGCTTTCTGGAACGTCCTCTGGTGGTGAGCACCACTATGGTGTATTAGAAGGATGGTTTGGTACACACTGGTGGAATGGGCGTTTCTTTGTTCTCCTGGTTACTACTCTCGGTGTATTTACTCCACTAGCGTGTTTCAAGCGTGTTG ATTCACTGAGCTATACATCCGCCATATCTGTTGCTTTGGCAGTTGTATTCGTTGTTATTACAGCAGGAATTGCTATTGTGAAACTGATACGCGGACAAATTCCAATGCCTAAATTGTTCCCTGCAGTTCCTGATTTGGCATCTGTATGGGAACTTTTCACAGCAGTACCAGTTCTTGTCACTGCTTATGTTTGCCATTATAATG TTCACCCAATTCATAATGAGCTCAAGGAGTCCTCCCAGATCAAGCCAATAGTGCACACATCACTGGCTCTATGCTCAACTGTCTATATCACAACAAGTTTCTTTGGATACCTTCTGTTTGGTGAATCTACACTCGCTGATGTGCTCGCTAATTTTGATTCAAATCTCGGCATTCCATATAGTTCAGTTCTTAGTGATGCTGTCAGAGTCAGCTATGCTATCCACCTTATGCTCGTGTTCCCCATGATATTCCATGCACTGCGGCTTAATTTGGATGGACTTCTCTTTTCCTCTGCAAGGCCCTTATCTTCTGATAACAGAAGGTTTGGTGTAATGACAGCAGTGCTCCTCCTTGTGATTTTCATATCCGCAAACTTCATTCCTAGCATCTGGGATGCCTTCCAGTTTACCGGGGCTACTGCTGCTGTTTGTATAGCCTTCATTTTCCCAGCTGCAATCACTTTAAG GGATCCGCACAGCATAGCGAAAAAGTGGGACAAGATTCTGGCCATCTTCATGATTGTTCTTGCAGTCACTTCGAACGTAGTAGCAGTGTACAGTGATGCATATTCGATATTCCATAAGAAAAGTGCCTCCTCCAATGCCTGA